Proteins encoded in a region of the Methanobrevibacter millerae genome:
- a CDS encoding DUF11 domain-containing protein — protein sequence MKGKKFIVIMAIFIILCSIQATTAFEDNNLTQVDIQLADVNTGGISEISVDDSSSNTSNVQINVDSDNQVNADNDLKASNIASSSAASVNANSNLLGVGSDDLVGITAGTFIYGVDYDTGRVDDDIIPLERFFKALYWGIRDYMQANPSATREWDVFLNNKTFTGGYGDAGVGTIQTGYLSSTGSRVNYLTFNGMNFNKNMALTIHLYGGATKDDGLTSTLDLTDYGANYALLDFSTPNSSIQGINFKNFNVNDHSNTVDPSTTVPFIKLGDKSNPSLHPELLIKDCTFENITLNPDQPLYEVGQVKDLHFSKQYDTSSLSNLIKFIFWRVRDDAKNGIMEFNIFLDNNTFDGAYNGNNAISTGYYSWDNTGSSRAKYITFRNLNPNDNSFSYNRNITVNIYGGFSKDDGKTSTIDLSEYAVDYRFMDLSGGSSTLTGINFKNFNASKYSPSETTSMPFIFLGDEKIQNYRSGLVNCTFENITLNKKQPIVRIAYMNAPAGSEPLMSGGVIDGCTFINNNANQMIAISGSPPDNNHRDDGPIFYGFNASNNKFINNTGNAEFNSSTQSLGFSFKIWNEATNVTLHNNTFINNTNAVHGAAYCIIGMNVTITNNWIEGNQAVYGAGIESHVGNITIKDSVFINNLASGNHSQNSYRDGSGAAIALLGSNNYIENCTFIDNVAEGHAGVIDIVGGMHNVTNPDGSVALEVYLTANNTVIKDSIFYHNMAYDYAGGVHINGTNTRIDNCTFEDNNASFAGATRLIGENVTIINSTFNINNAIQGGACYIEGENAHIYDSIFTDNIATRAMLNPIRDNSSMITAGGALFIIGNNTIVYDNIFTDNSAIAGTTKLEGLGGALYMDGRNLTFDYNEFTNNIATQGGAAYINGNGISANVMNFTNNRAVQGGAIYIIGNNTRLSNGTYKSNNATKDMNPNVALNVTGGAVFIVGYDTNITESKFNNNYAINGNGGSIAIDGHSADILNNTFNENEAILGGAIYIDSVSTYSNIIDANFTDNSAVLGGAIYIRGSETRIGNANCDGNNATRYLAFAVDNMYNMYNPMGGAIGINGNHSIIYNTTFSSNTAVSDGNLRSYGGAITIQGYNTTLENTDFEFNQAIIGGAIYYRGTLNDINDTEFRNNSAIQGGAVYIDKSDATFGSSRFYNNSATHDLRFAHSFDDLLAIGGAVNIPGNSIFVYDSEFINNTAYGINEKGGLGGAIAVNGSDDHIVNSKFENNHAIRGGAFYLDGDMVYVIGSNFTDNRAVQGGAGYIDGVDSFVENSTFKDNYATHNDLRFPVSSVLQNMPTEGGAVHIFGENINIKSSEFDNNHVNAMTGTENSTGGGAIYVQGKNATIKDSTFNANSALKGGAIFIIVNETDVVDCNFTANSVFNYDLNEGFGGAIYLEDAHDTDILGSTFIDNTASINGGAIDWHEGCTDGQIVGCEFINNTARANAGAVFWFGNKGIIKDSNFTNNRANGTEKCIMGNSGDGGAIMWTGSYGGVENCIFTDNYAKDHGGAVFLRGVEGRADCTNNSFKDSIFENNVAGSNGGAIDWHYGASNGRIENSVFNNNTAHRSAGALYWNGHDGVIYGSNFTNNRVVGDNPSSAGKGGDGGAVIWLGPKGLADECIFINNSAPKNGGAVYLESSSLGDSSNTIFSNSYFANNTAGVDGGAINWNEGSEKGRIRNSAFDNNYAKNNGGAVSWKGHNGLIMDSNFTNNSADVNGGAVSWSGLFGKVQDSRFISNNASNGGAIFLEHCAHGDKIEVVVTDSYFENNTATFDGGAINWNNGRIVDMTGLELISNTANRGGAIFTNGTDGRIIASYFQYNEAILGGGLYSNNNDLRTIGSEFDHNNAVQGGAAYIKGNNGLISESNFYYNNATYTLRIDTGRDKNKTKGGAIYIAGENNIIEASKFYNNTANATNKTAVIVQTTPGLLGAYLDVTGVDDDGLGGAIYVGANNNKLSSNEFDYNVARNGSAVYNNASNTYFSDDLFIKNQAWSYVLEVNGTNAAHCKDGIINKTYYGYDVNIKVYNYVGGDNIINGIYNAGDVRDVTFNSVSFIINDDVSQVDTTLPSDINPVLGAKEGVLYQDPRERYQPIMVQVLSNETGQVVDSRLVHTGLYGDYSYPLSGLDPGNYTIMAYHPEDRNYKYIITANIFEVLPITDLNITKSVSDKLVTVGHNITFTIAVSNAANTNNATNVVINEILPRGLTVLDVDASMGSYNQATNVWSIDQLNNGASATLTLVVKTSEIGLFNNTVNAKCDQHESNYTNNNATVEFEVVPTNLTINKTALKKVIYVNDEVTFVINITNAGRGDVTGLVVTDLVPQGFEFVTSSDSAYDSETGILNITSLNSGESYAFDITLRAIANGTFTNIANVTCAENRTPVSDSDDVVVIPVVNLDVVKTVDYDDTAIGDVVVFTITVTNNGPSDATNVIIKDTFPEGLDLIDGTFDYTIPFLASGDSFVFNITARTTTKGSFTNYVNATCAENDAVKSSNATVNVYVTDIKIEKTANVTEGLVNDLVNFTIVVRNHGNNPATKVNITDVLDNSFEFIDAGGNYNKNGQTIVWNLDKMASEETFTTWILVRVLNNGTFDNVAHANCVEEPTVKNSTATVTVFKPVDLDIVKVADDNDYSIGDEITFTIIITNNGPFNATDVVVTDVLPEGLILVDGYALNHTIAFLESGKSINITVKAITTMEGNFTNVASVYCAENLTVIFANVTVPVYNPDLRINKTANVTSTNVGDLVNFTINVKNNGIMDATGVVIVDTIDESAFEVVSASEGFTKDGNKLIWNIGHLLNNESRDVWIVVRTLTNGTFVNIAAVNCTQEPKVKESNATVSVHDPELSVIKVALEDVVYSGNSTSFRIVITNDGDIELNGLFVNEIIPEGLIYDTYIGPNWTNDGNMFYYSGSLGVGESVELIVVVNTTVSGNFTNDIIVGAADVLNHTASAPITVYTPDLVVREISNNPNVIVGEPVSFNVIVTNDGDCILGDVYVDNVFPEGLIYTGFVGENWTKVGNRFVYSGVLRAGESINYTLYFNTTVGGLFMPEVIAGSNLTSNATAKAHSNNTTVVSVPDIVVIKEADKNSVNVGELVEFTITVLNPGNCILGDVFVIDVIPDGLEFVSFMGDGWNKVGNLYLYEGSLAANESVSFTILCTATKVANVTNVAVAGSNMTGNVNASADVTIVNGTGPTPEPTPEPTPDCPQDAKSSAHVPMDSKATGNPIIILLLIIFALVPLRRRKQ from the coding sequence ATGAAAGGCAAAAAGTTTATCGTAATAATGGCAATTTTTATTATTCTATGCTCAATTCAAGCGACAACAGCATTTGAAGATAATAACTTAACACAAGTTGATATTCAACTTGCTGATGTTAATACTGGCGGAATTTCAGAGATTTCTGTCGATGACAGTTCATCTAACACGTCTAATGTTCAGATTAATGTTGATTCTGATAATCAGGTCAATGCAGATAATGATTTGAAGGCTTCAAATATTGCAAGTTCTTCTGCAGCATCGGTAAATGCCAATTCTAACTTATTGGGTGTTGGATCTGATGATTTAGTAGGTATTACTGCAGGAACATTTATTTATGGTGTTGATTATGATACTGGTAGGGTAGATGATGATATAATTCCTTTAGAAAGGTTCTTTAAAGCACTTTATTGGGGAATTAGGGATTACATGCAAGCTAATCCATCTGCTACTCGTGAATGGGATGTTTTCTTGAACAATAAAACATTCACTGGAGGTTATGGTGATGCTGGTGTAGGTACTATCCAAACGGGTTATTTATCATCCACTGGAAGTCGTGTTAACTATTTAACATTCAACGGGATGAATTTTAACAAGAATATGGCTCTTACTATTCATTTATATGGTGGAGCTACTAAAGATGATGGTTTGACATCAACATTGGATTTAACTGACTATGGTGCAAATTATGCACTTTTGGATTTTAGTACTCCAAATTCTTCAATTCAGGGTATTAATTTCAAAAACTTTAATGTCAACGATCATTCTAATACTGTAGATCCTTCCACTACCGTTCCATTTATTAAGTTGGGTGATAAATCTAATCCTAGTCTTCATCCGGAACTGCTGATAAAAGATTGTACATTTGAAAATATTACTTTAAATCCAGATCAACCACTTTATGAAGTTGGTCAGGTAAAGGATTTACATTTCAGCAAGCAGTATGATACCTCTTCTTTAAGCAATTTAATTAAATTTATCTTTTGGAGAGTTAGGGATGATGCTAAAAATGGTATTATGGAATTTAATATCTTTTTAGATAACAATACTTTCGATGGTGCTTATAATGGGAATAATGCAATATCTACTGGTTATTATTCATGGGATAATACTGGAAGCAGTCGTGCAAAGTATATAACATTCAGAAATCTTAATCCAAATGATAATTCATTTTCATATAATCGAAATATCACTGTCAACATATACGGAGGTTTCTCTAAAGATGATGGTAAAACATCAACTATAGACTTATCCGAATATGCTGTAGATTACAGATTTATGGATTTAAGTGGTGGTTCTTCCACTCTTACTGGTATTAACTTCAAAAATTTTAATGCTAGTAAGTATTCACCAAGTGAAACTACTTCAATGCCGTTTATATTCTTGGGTGATGAAAAAATTCAAAATTATCGGTCAGGTTTAGTTAACTGTACTTTTGAAAACATTACTCTTAACAAAAAACAGCCTATTGTTAGAATTGCATATATGAATGCTCCTGCAGGTAGTGAGCCGCTAATGTCTGGTGGTGTTATCGATGGTTGTACATTCATAAATAATAATGCAAATCAGATGATAGCTATTTCCGGTTCTCCGCCTGACAATAACCATAGGGATGACGGCCCTATATTTTATGGATTTAACGCAAGTAACAATAAATTCATTAATAATACAGGTAATGCTGAATTTAATTCTTCCACTCAATCCTTAGGATTTTCATTCAAAATATGGAATGAGGCAACTAATGTAACCCTTCATAACAATACATTTATCAACAATACTAATGCTGTACACGGTGCGGCTTACTGTATAATTGGTATGAATGTTACCATTACAAACAATTGGATTGAAGGTAACCAGGCGGTTTATGGTGCAGGTATAGAATCTCACGTAGGTAATATTACTATTAAGGATTCAGTATTCATCAATAACCTCGCTTCAGGAAACCACTCACAGAATTCCTATAGGGATGGTAGTGGTGCAGCTATTGCTCTTTTGGGAAGCAACAACTATATTGAAAACTGTACTTTCATAGACAATGTTGCTGAAGGCCATGCCGGTGTAATTGATATTGTCGGTGGTATGCACAATGTTACAAATCCTGACGGTTCAGTGGCCTTGGAAGTATATCTCACGGCTAACAATACTGTAATTAAAGATTCAATATTCTATCACAACATGGCTTATGATTATGCTGGTGGAGTGCACATTAACGGTACCAATACTAGAATTGATAACTGTACATTTGAAGACAATAATGCTTCATTTGCAGGTGCAACAAGACTGATTGGTGAAAACGTTACTATTATTAACTCTACATTCAACATAAACAATGCTATACAAGGTGGAGCATGTTACATTGAAGGGGAAAATGCACATATATATGATTCAATATTTACTGATAACATTGCAACCCGTGCTATGTTAAATCCTATTCGGGATAATTCATCTATGATTACTGCTGGTGGTGCTTTATTCATTATTGGTAACAATACAATTGTATATGATAACATTTTCACAGATAATAGTGCTATTGCAGGTACAACTAAGCTTGAAGGTTTAGGTGGAGCTCTTTACATGGATGGTAGAAATCTTACATTTGATTATAATGAGTTTACCAACAATATTGCTACTCAAGGTGGAGCTGCATATATTAATGGTAATGGTATTTCTGCTAATGTAATGAACTTTACTAACAATAGGGCTGTTCAAGGTGGTGCAATCTATATTATAGGTAATAATACCAGACTTAGTAATGGTACTTATAAAAGTAATAATGCTACTAAAGACATGAATCCTAATGTTGCTCTTAATGTTACTGGTGGTGCTGTATTCATTGTAGGATATGATACTAACATAACTGAAAGTAAATTCAATAACAACTATGCTATTAATGGTAATGGTGGATCTATAGCTATTGATGGTCATTCAGCTGATATTCTCAATAATACATTTAATGAAAATGAGGCTATTTTAGGTGGTGCTATATATATTGATAGTGTCAGTACATATTCCAATATTATTGATGCTAACTTTACTGATAACTCTGCTGTTTTAGGTGGTGCTATATATATTAGAGGTAGTGAAACCAGAATTGGTAATGCTAACTGTGATGGTAATAATGCTACTCGTTATTTAGCATTTGCTGTTGATAATATGTATAATATGTATAACCCTATGGGTGGAGCTATTGGTATTAATGGTAATCATTCAATTATATATAATACAACATTTTCAAGTAATACGGCTGTAAGTGATGGTAATTTACGTAGTTATGGAGGAGCTATTACTATTCAAGGTTATAATACTACACTTGAAAATACAGATTTCGAATTTAACCAGGCTATTATTGGTGGTGCAATATACTACAGAGGTACCTTAAACGACATTAACGACACTGAATTCAGAAACAACAGTGCTATTCAGGGTGGTGCAGTCTACATTGATAAATCTGATGCTACTTTTGGTAGTTCAAGATTTTATAATAACTCTGCTACTCATGATTTAAGATTTGCTCATTCATTTGATGATTTGCTTGCTATTGGTGGAGCAGTTAACATTCCGGGTAACAGTATATTCGTATACGACTCAGAATTCATTAACAACACTGCTTATGGTATAAATGAAAAAGGCGGTCTTGGTGGTGCTATTGCAGTAAATGGTTCAGATGATCATATTGTTAATTCCAAATTTGAAAATAACCATGCTATTCGAGGAGGTGCTTTCTATTTGGATGGTGATATGGTATATGTTATTGGTTCAAACTTTACTGATAATCGTGCTGTTCAAGGTGGTGCTGGTTACATCGATGGTGTAGATAGTTTTGTTGAAAATTCAACATTTAAAGATAACTATGCTACACATAATGACTTGAGATTCCCAGTAAGTAGTGTATTACAAAATATGCCTACTGAAGGTGGTGCTGTTCACATATTTGGTGAAAATATCAACATCAAATCTAGTGAATTCGACAATAACCATGTAAATGCTATGACTGGTACTGAAAACAGTACTGGTGGCGGAGCAATATATGTTCAAGGTAAAAATGCTACTATTAAAGATTCCACATTCAATGCAAACTCTGCTTTAAAAGGTGGTGCAATATTTATCATTGTAAATGAAACTGATGTTGTTGATTGTAATTTTACTGCAAATTCAGTATTTAATTATGATTTAAACGAAGGTTTTGGTGGTGCAATATACTTGGAAGATGCACATGATACGGATATTTTAGGATCCACTTTCATCGATAACACTGCTTCAATTAATGGTGGTGCTATTGATTGGCATGAAGGTTGTACTGATGGCCAAATCGTTGGTTGTGAATTTATCAACAACACTGCACGTGCTAATGCTGGTGCAGTATTCTGGTTCGGTAATAAAGGTATCATAAAAGATTCCAATTTCACAAATAACCGTGCAAATGGGACTGAAAAATGTATAATGGGTAACTCCGGTGACGGAGGAGCTATTATGTGGACTGGTTCTTACGGTGGTGTTGAAAACTGTATCTTTACTGATAATTATGCAAAAGACCATGGTGGGGCTGTATTCTTACGTGGTGTAGAAGGACGTGCTGATTGTACTAATAATTCATTTAAAGACAGTATATTTGAAAACAATGTTGCTGGATCAAATGGTGGTGCAATAGATTGGCATTACGGTGCTTCTAACGGTAGAATTGAAAATTCTGTATTCAATAACAATACTGCTCACAGATCAGCTGGTGCTTTATACTGGAATGGTCATGATGGTGTCATTTATGGTTCAAACTTCACTAATAACAGAGTAGTTGGTGATAATCCTTCTAGTGCTGGAAAAGGTGGTGATGGTGGTGCAGTCATATGGCTTGGACCTAAGGGTCTTGCTGATGAATGTATCTTCATAAATAACTCTGCTCCTAAAAATGGTGGTGCTGTATACTTAGAATCATCTAGTTTGGGAGATAGCAGTAATACTATTTTCTCTAATTCATACTTTGCAAATAACACTGCTGGTGTTGACGGTGGTGCTATTAATTGGAATGAAGGTTCTGAAAAAGGTAGGATTAGAAATTCTGCATTTGATAACAACTATGCTAAAAATAATGGTGGTGCAGTGTCTTGGAAGGGTCATAACGGTTTGATTATGGATTCCAACTTCACAAATAACTCTGCTGATGTTAATGGTGGTGCTGTATCCTGGTCAGGTCTCTTTGGTAAAGTACAAGATTCCAGATTCATATCAAATAATGCATCCAATGGTGGAGCTATATTCTTAGAACACTGTGCACATGGTGATAAGATTGAAGTTGTTGTAACAGACAGTTACTTTGAAAACAATACTGCTACCTTTGATGGTGGTGCTATCAACTGGAATAATGGTCGTATCGTTGATATGACTGGTTTAGAATTGATAAGTAATACTGCTAACCGTGGTGGAGCTATATTCACTAATGGTACTGATGGTAGAATTATTGCTTCTTATTTCCAATATAATGAAGCTATCCTCGGAGGAGGTTTATATTCAAATAATAATGATTTAAGAACTATCGGTTCTGAATTTGACCACAATAATGCGGTTCAGGGTGGTGCAGCTTATATTAAAGGTAACAATGGATTGATTTCAGAATCTAACTTTTATTATAACAATGCAACCTACACTTTAAGAATTGACACTGGTAGAGATAAGAATAAAACTAAAGGTGGAGCCATTTATATTGCAGGTGAAAATAATATTATAGAAGCTTCTAAATTCTATAACAACACTGCGAACGCTACTAATAAAACAGCAGTAATCGTTCAAACTACACCTGGTCTTTTAGGTGCATATCTTGATGTTACTGGTGTTGACGATGATGGACTTGGTGGAGCAATTTATGTTGGTGCAAACAACAATAAACTTAGTTCAAACGAGTTCGACTACAATGTGGCACGTAATGGATCTGCAGTATATAATAATGCATCAAACACTTACTTCAGTGATGATTTATTCATCAAGAACCAAGCATGGTCTTATGTGCTTGAAGTAAATGGTACAAATGCTGCTCACTGTAAAGATGGTATCATAAACAAAACATATTATGGCTATGATGTCAATATTAAAGTCTATAATTATGTTGGTGGAGACAATATCATAAACGGTATTTACAATGCTGGTGATGTCAGAGATGTCACATTCAATAGTGTTTCATTCATTATCAACGATGATGTAAGTCAAGTAGATACTACTCTTCCTAGTGATATTAATCCTGTTTTGGGTGCTAAAGAGGGTGTTTTATACCAAGATCCTCGCGAAAGATATCAACCTATTATGGTTCAGGTACTCAGCAATGAAACTGGCCAGGTTGTTGATTCAAGATTAGTGCACACTGGATTATATGGTGATTATTCATATCCGTTATCTGGATTAGATCCAGGTAATTATACTATCATGGCATACCACCCAGAAGATAGAAATTATAAGTACATTATAACAGCTAACATATTTGAAGTGCTTCCAATCACTGATTTAAACATTACAAAAAGTGTTTCTGATAAGTTAGTTACTGTTGGACATAACATTACTTTCACTATTGCTGTAAGTAATGCCGCTAACACAAATAATGCAACTAATGTAGTTATTAATGAAATTCTTCCTCGTGGATTAACAGTTCTTGATGTTGATGCTTCAATGGGTAGTTATAATCAAGCTACTAATGTATGGAGTATTGATCAATTGAATAATGGTGCTTCCGCTACATTGACTTTGGTTGTTAAAACTTCTGAAATTGGGTTGTTTAACAATACCGTTAATGCTAAATGCGATCAACATGAATCAAATTATACCAATAATAATGCTACGGTAGAATTCGAAGTTGTTCCAACTAATTTAACAATTAACAAAACCGCTCTCAAGAAAGTGATTTATGTAAATGATGAAGTAACATTTGTCATTAACATTACTAATGCTGGAAGGGGTGATGTAACTGGATTGGTCGTCACTGATTTAGTTCCTCAAGGTTTTGAATTTGTAACTTCCAGTGATTCTGCTTATGATAGCGAAACCGGTATATTGAATATTACTTCATTAAACTCAGGAGAATCATATGCCTTTGATATTACATTAAGGGCTATTGCTAACGGTACATTCACTAATATAGCTAATGTTACTTGTGCTGAAAATAGAACTCCTGTATCTGATAGTGATGATGTAGTTGTTATTCCTGTTGTCAATTTGGATGTTGTCAAAACTGTGGATTATGATGATACAGCTATTGGAGACGTTGTTGTATTTACAATTACTGTAACCAACAATGGACCTAGTGATGCTACTAATGTTATTATTAAGGATACCTTCCCTGAAGGCTTAGACTTAATTGATGGTACTTTCGATTACACAATACCATTCTTGGCTAGTGGCGATTCATTTGTATTCAACATTACTGCTAGAACAACCACTAAAGGTTCATTCACAAATTATGTGAATGCTACTTGTGCTGAAAATGACGCAGTCAAATCTTCAAATGCTACAGTAAATGTATATGTTACTGATATTAAGATTGAAAAAACAGCTAATGTAACTGAAGGGCTTGTTAACGATTTAGTTAACTTTACTATTGTTGTCCGTAACCACGGTAACAACCCTGCTACAAAAGTTAACATTACTGATGTCTTAGATAATTCATTTGAATTTATTGACGCTGGAGGTAATTATAATAAAAATGGTCAAACAATCGTTTGGAACTTGGATAAAATGGCTAGTGAAGAAACATTCACAACATGGATTCTTGTTAGAGTGCTAAATAATGGTACATTCGACAATGTTGCTCATGCAAATTGTGTTGAAGAGCCTACCGTTAAAAATAGTACTGCTACTGTAACTGTATTCAAACCTGTCGATTTAGACATCGTTAAAGTTGCAGATGATAATGATTATTCTATAGGTGATGAAATCACATTTACCATTATTATAACTAATAATGGTCCATTCAATGCTACTGATGTTGTAGTTACTGATGTACTTCCTGAAGGTTTAATCCTAGTTGACGGTTATGCTTTAAATCATACTATTGCTTTCTTGGAAAGCGGTAAATCAATAAATATAACTGTTAAAGCTATAACTACTATGGAAGGTAATTTCACAAATGTTGCATCTGTATACTGTGCTGAAAATTTAACAGTAATTTTTGCTAATGTAACTGTACCTGTATATAATCCAGATTTAAGAATCAACAAAACAGCTAATGTAACATCAACTAATGTGGGTGATCTTGTAAACTTTACAATTAATGTAAAAAATAATGGTATTATGGATGCTACTGGCGTAGTTATTGTAGATACCATAGATGAATCTGCATTTGAAGTTGTATCCGCAAGTGAAGGTTTCACAAAAGATGGAAATAAACTCATCTGGAATATTGGTCATCTTTTAAATAATGAATCTCGTGATGTATGGATTGTAGTTAGAACATTAACTAATGGAACATTCGTTAACATTGCTGCAGTTAACTGTACTCAAGAGCCAAAAGTAAAAGAAAGTAATGCTACTGTAAGTGTTCATGATCCTGAGTTATCTGTGATTAAAGTTGCACTTGAAGATGTAGTATACTCCGGTAATTCCACTAGTTTCAGAATTGTTATTACTAATGATGGAGACATTGAACTTAATGGTTTATTTGTAAATGAAATAATTCCTGAAGGATTAATTTATGACACTTATATCGGCCCTAATTGGACTAATGATGGAAACATGTTCTATTATTCCGGTTCTTTAGGTGTTGGTGAAAGCGTTGAATTAATTGTTGTGGTTAATACTACTGTATCAGGTAATTTCACAAACGATATTATTGTGGGTGCTGCTGATGTTTTAAATCATACTGCTAGTGCTCCGATTACAGTTTACACTCCTGACTTAGTAGTTCGTGAAATATCCAATAATCCGAATGTTATTGTTGGCGAGCCTGTTAGCTTTAATGTAATTGTTACTAATGATGGTGATTGTATCCTCGGAGATGTATATGTTGATAATGTATTCCCTGAAGGATTAATTTACACTGGATTTGTAGGTGAAAATTGGACTAAAGTTGGTAATAGATTTGTTTACTCTGGTGTTTTAAGGGCTGGTGAATCTATCAATTACACTTTATACTTCAATACTACTGTTGGTGGTTTATTCATGCCAGAAGTTATTGCTGGTTCTAATTTAACTAGCAATGCTACTGCAAAAGCACACTCCAATAATACTACTGTTGTCAGCGTTCCTGATATTGTAGTTATAAAAGAAGCAGATAAAAATTCAGTAAATGTTGGTGAATTGGTTGAATTTACTATTACTGTATTAAACCCGGGTAATTGCATCCTTGGTGATGTATTTGTCATTGATGTGATTCCTGATGGATTAGAATTTGTCAGTTTCATGGGTGATGGTTGGAATAAAGTTGGTAATTTATACCTATACGAGGGTAGTTTAGCTGCTAATGAAAGTGTGAGCTTTACAATTTTATGTACTGCTACTAAAGTTGCTAACGTTACAAACGTTGCTGTTGCTGGATCAAACATGACGGGTAATGTGAATGCTAGTGCTGATGTGACTATTGTCAATGGAACAGGCCCTACTCCGGAGCCAACTCCAGAGCCTACTCCAGATTGCCCTCAAGATGCAAAATCTTCTGCTCATGTTCCTATGGATAGCAAAGCTACTGGTAACCCAATAATCATATTATTATTGATCATTTTTGCACTTGTTCCTTTAAGAAGACGTAAACAATAA
- the glmU gene encoding bifunctional sugar-1-phosphate nucleotidylyltransferase/acetyltransferase, producing MKLKAIILSAGEGSRMRPLTLTKPKTMLPVAGKPIIQYNIEALKNNGITDILLIVRYKEEIVKEYFGDGSDFGVNITYKTQKDFLGTANAISYGEDFIEDSLLVLNGDIILDDEIISEIIEKYDDLKPDTLMVLTEVEDPSAFGVVEIDDGNIKNIIEKPKKEEAPSNLINTGLYVFNRDIFEKIEKTEISERGEYEITDSVSLQIAEGKEVIGHKTDKDWIDVGRPWELIEVNEELIGNLKTKIKGKVENGAHIHGEVYLGEGSVIKAGVYIEGNVYIGKNCDIGPNCYIRGNTYLGDNVHVGNAVEIKNSIIMENTNVSHLSYVGDSVIGSNCNIAAGTNLANLRFDNANIKTKIKDAMEDSGRRKLGAIIGDSVKTGINSSFSPGVKIGSNSTIGSNVLLYEDLPSDTRVLLKQTHIVQDKKKDKD from the coding sequence ATAAAATTGAAAGCAATAATTTTAAGTGCAGGTGAAGGCTCAAGAATGAGGCCATTAACACTTACAAAGCCTAAAACTATGTTGCCTGTCGCCGGTAAACCAATTATTCAGTATAACATTGAAGCATTAAAAAATAATGGTATAACAGATATTCTATTAATTGTTAGATATAAGGAAGAGATAGTCAAAGAATATTTTGGTGATGGTTCTGATTTCGGTGTTAACATCACATATAAAACTCAAAAGGATTTCCTTGGAACTGCTAATGCTATTTCATATGGTGAAGACTTTATTGAAGATAGTTTATTGGTTTTAAATGGGGATATCATTCTTGATGATGAAATAATTAGTGAAATCATTGAAAAATACGATGATTTAAAGCCAGATACATTGATGGTTTTAACTGAGGTAGAAGATCCTTCTGCTTTTGGTGTTGTTGAAATAGATGATGGCAACATTAAAAATATTATTGAAAAGCCTAAAAAAGAGGAAGCTCCTAGTAATTTAATAAACACAGGACTTTATGTATTCAACAGGGATATTTTTGAAAAAATTGAAAAAACGGAAATATCTGAAAGGGGAGAATACGAAATTACCGATTCCGTATCATTGCAAATTGCTGAAGGTAAAGAGGTCATTGGTCATAAGACGGATAAGGATTGGATTGATGTTGGAAGGCCATGGGAACTTATTGAAGTAAATGAGGAGCTTATTGGCAATTTAAAAACTAAGATTAAAGGTAAAGTCGAAAACGGTGCTCATATTCATGGGGAAGTATATTTGGGCGAGGGAAGTGTTATTAAGGCTGGAGTTTACATTGAAGGTAATGTTTACATTGGTAAAAACTGTGATATAGGTCCTAATTGTTACATCAGAGGTAATACTTATCTTGGTGATAATGTGCATGTTGGTAATGCCGTTGAAATCAAAAACTCAATCATTATGGAAAATACTAATGTAAGTCACTTGAGTTATGTTGGTGACTCTGTAATTGGATCTAATTGTAACATTGCGGCCGGAACCAATCTTGCTAACTTACGTTTTGATAATGCTAATATTAAGACAAAAATCAAAGATGCAATGGAAGATAGTGGAAGACGTAAGCTTGGAGCAATTATTGGTGATTCTGTTAAGACGGGAATTAACTCAAGTTTCTCTCCGGGTGTAAAAATAGGTTCAAATTCAACTATTGGATCAAATGTTTTGTTATATGAGGACTTGCCGTCTGATACGAGAGTATTATTAAAGCAAACTCACATTGTTCAGGACAAGAAAAAAGATAAAGATTAA